A single Carnobacterium inhibens subsp. inhibens DSM 13024 DNA region contains:
- a CDS encoding putative polysaccharide biosynthesis protein — MSKDTVSDNKIGQQTKELSSKDKMISGSAWMTGASILSRLLGALYIIPWMAWMGNPSVAASANALYIIGYTPYALFLNIATAGVPSAIAKQVSYYNSLNEYETSQKIYRKGLQVMAITGVVSALIMYVAAPLIAGSSPGISVDDGTQVIRSLSWALLIIPCMSVTRGYIQGHHVMKYSAISQFIEQLARVIFMLAAVYFIRQIWNGSVVNAVSASTFGAVIGAVFSIGYLFYIIWRKKPELDEHAAQSLNKVNISTNEIFKSIIRTAIPFIIIGSGITLFQMIDQFTFQQIMTRVSDFTPKEIVDSYGIASGNVNKLIMIVISFGGSMAITSVPLISELIAKNDLKKLSRQVSDSLQLFFFIMLPATIGMAVVAEPLYTVFYGQNDFGTNLLQVASFMSLFLGLFVLMGSTMQAANQTRPALWALAIGLVVKLALQYPMLAIAQTNGMFISNIFGFGVTVFLMLRKMYKVTHFNIGLLLRRVLLMVILTVVMAIVTFAVKEALYLVMHPENRLSALLVMGVSAGMGGIVYVYASLKTRLADRLLGARVASLRTKLHIK; from the coding sequence ATGTCAAAAGATACAGTCAGTGATAATAAAATTGGACAACAAACTAAAGAATTAAGCTCAAAAGATAAAATGATCAGTGGGTCAGCTTGGATGACAGGTGCAAGTATTTTGTCCAGGTTATTAGGAGCTCTTTATATTATTCCTTGGATGGCTTGGATGGGAAATCCCAGCGTAGCAGCGTCAGCAAATGCCCTTTACATTATTGGCTACACACCTTATGCATTATTCTTAAATATTGCGACAGCTGGTGTACCTTCTGCCATTGCTAAACAAGTCTCTTATTATAATAGTCTAAACGAATATGAAACGAGCCAAAAAATTTATAGAAAAGGATTACAAGTAATGGCAATTACAGGTGTTGTGTCTGCATTGATCATGTATGTTGCGGCACCTTTGATAGCTGGAAGCAGTCCAGGTATTTCGGTTGACGATGGAACACAAGTTATTCGGTCTCTTAGTTGGGCGTTACTCATTATTCCATGTATGAGCGTTACACGAGGATATATTCAAGGGCATCATGTAATGAAATATTCTGCTATATCGCAATTTATTGAACAATTAGCTCGCGTCATCTTTATGCTTGCGGCTGTATACTTTATTCGTCAAATATGGAATGGTTCAGTAGTGAATGCGGTTTCTGCTTCAACATTTGGAGCCGTTATTGGAGCTGTTTTTAGTATAGGGTATTTATTTTATATTATTTGGCGTAAAAAACCAGAGCTAGATGAGCATGCTGCTCAGAGTTTAAATAAGGTGAATATTTCTACAAATGAGATCTTTAAATCGATTATTCGTACGGCTATTCCATTTATCATTATTGGATCTGGAATAACATTGTTTCAAATGATCGATCAGTTTACTTTCCAACAAATTATGACCCGCGTTTCTGATTTTACCCCAAAAGAGATTGTAGATAGTTATGGGATAGCATCAGGAAATGTCAATAAATTGATTATGATTGTTATTTCTTTTGGAGGTTCGATGGCGATAACATCTGTTCCGCTGATTTCTGAGTTGATAGCAAAAAATGATTTGAAAAAATTATCCCGTCAAGTTAGTGATAGCTTGCAGTTGTTTTTCTTCATCATGCTGCCGGCAACAATTGGTATGGCTGTTGTAGCAGAACCTTTATATACCGTTTTTTATGGACAAAATGATTTTGGAACAAATCTGTTACAAGTTGCGTCATTTATGAGTTTATTTTTAGGGTTGTTTGTCCTTATGGGCTCAACGATGCAAGCTGCAAATCAAACAAGACCGGCTCTATGGGCTTTAGCAATTGGGTTAGTTGTGAAATTAGCATTGCAATACCCAATGCTTGCAATAGCACAGACAAATGGAATGTTTATTTCTAATATATTTGGATTTGGTGTAACAGTCTTTTTAATGTTGCGAAAAATGTACAAGGTTACTCATTTTAATATTGGGCTCTTACTCAGAAGAGTATTGTTGATGGTTATCCTAACAGTAGTAATGGCTATTGTAACGTTTGCCGTTAAAGAAGCTCTTTACTTAGTTATGCATCCAGAAAATCGTCTTAGTGCACTTCTAGTAATGGGTGTTTCAGCTGGAATGGGCGGTATTGTTTATGTATATGCTTCATTAAAAACACGTTTAGCTGACCGTTTATTAGGAGCTCGTGTAGCGAGTTTGAGAACCAAATTACACATTAAATAA